A stretch of the Manis pentadactyla isolate mManPen7 chromosome 16, mManPen7.hap1, whole genome shotgun sequence genome encodes the following:
- the NOTCH4 gene encoding neurogenic locus notch homolog protein 4 isoform X1, translating into MQPPFLLLLLCHSAIGIRELQCGSFPEPCANGGTCLNLSQGQGTCQCAPGFLGETCQFPDPCQDAQLCQNGGSCQALLPALTGSPSGPSPLVPSYFCTCPSGFTGERCQAQLKDPCSSFCSKMGSCHIQASGRPQCLCMPGWIGEQCQFRDFCSANPCANGGVCLATYPQIQCRCPPGFEGHACEHDVNECFLDPGPCPKGTSCHNTLGSFWCLCSPGWEGPPCGLQPGPCPTRGCLNGGTCQLVPGRGSTFHLCLCPPGFTGLDCEMNPDNCVGHQCQNGATCQDELDTYTCLCPEAWTGWDCSEDVDECEAQGPPRCRNGGTCQNSAGGFHCVCVSGWGGTGCEENLDDCVAATCAPGATCIDRVGSFSCLCPPGRTGLLCHMEDMCLSQPCHREAQCSTNPLTGSTLCLCQPGYSGPTCHQDLDECQMAQQGPSPCEHGGSCLNTPGSFDCLCPPGYTGSRCEADHNECLSQPCRPGSTCLDLLATFHCLCPPGLEGRLCEVEIDECASAPCLNQADCRDLLNGFQCVCQPGFSGSQCEEDSDECGSSPCANGGRCQDQPGSFHCECLPGFEGPRCQAEVDECLSGPCPVGASCLDLPGAFFCLCPAGFTGTLCEVPLCAPNLCQPKQKCQYEEDKAHCLCPDGSPGCAPPEDSCACHHGHCQRSSCVCDMGWTGLECEAELGGCISMPCAHGGTCQPQPSGFNCTCPTGYTDSIRLPGPSCNEEVTACQSGPCLNGGSCSPSPGGYACTCPPSHTGPLCQTSTDHCASAPCLNGGTCVNRPGTSSCLCAMGFQGPRCEGKVHPSCADSPCRNRATCQDGPQGPRCLCPPGYTGGSCQALLDLCAQKPCPHNSHCLQTGPSFQCLCLPGWTGPLCNLPLSSCQKAALSQAMEVSSLCQNGGLCIDSGPSYFCHCPPGFQGNICQDRVNPCEFKPCQHGGTCTAQSNGYICQCAPGYSGQNCSKESDACQSQPCHNHGTCTPKPGGFYCTCPPGFVGLRCEGDVDECLDRPCHPSGTAACHSLANAFYCQCLPGHTGQWCEVEINPCQSQPCSHGGSCEATAGPPPGFTCHCPQGFEGSTCSQRAPSCGVYYCHHGGLCLPASKPGFPPRCACLNGYGGPDCLTPPAPQGCGPPSPCLHNGSCSETPGLGGPGFRCSCPPSSPGPRCQRPGAKGCEGRGGDGACDAGCSGPGGNWDGGDCSLGVPDPWKGCPSHSRCWLLFRDGQCHPQCDSEECLFDGYDCAIPPACTPAYDQFCRDHFHNGHCEKGCNTAECGWDGGDCRPEDGDSEWGPSLALLVVLSPPALDQQLLALARVLSLTLRVGLWVRKDSDGRDMVYPYPGAQAEEELGGTPDYSYQERATPQPQPVGKETDSLSTGFVVVMGVDLSHCVPDHPATRCPWDPGLLLRFLAAMAAVGALEPLLPGPLLAAHPRAGMAPPTNQFPWPVLCSPVAGVLLLALGALLVLQLIRRRRREHGALWLPPGFTRRPRTQPAPRRRRPPLGEDSIGLKALKPEAEVEDGVVMCSGPEEGEETEEMSSPSKCQLWPLSGDCQELPQAAMLTPPQESEIDVPDVDTRGPDGVTPLMSAVCCGGVQSRTFQGAWLGSPEPWEPLLGGGACPQAHTVGTGETPLHLAARFSRPTAARRLLEAGANPNQPDRAGRTPLHTAVAADAQEVCQLLLHSRQTEVDARTEDGSTALMLAARLAVEDLVEELIAAQADVGARDKWGKTALHWAAAVNNARAARSLLQAGADKDAQDSREQTPLFLAAREGAVEVAQLLLSLGAARGLRDQAGLAPGDIARQRNHWDLLTLLEGAEPPEAHHKATPGRGARTASGSAPERGGGALQRYRTLSAGAGPRGGGACLQARTLSVDLAALGGGAYSHRRNLSKGGAGGGPPSRGRRCSAGMRGARPNPALVRGRSGVAAGSGGVASADDWPCDWVAQGACGPASNTPIPPPCLTPSPERGSPQVAWGAPVHQLLPLNAGGEGQK; encoded by the exons ATGCAGCCCCCTTTCCTGCTGCTGCTACTGTGTCACTCAGCCATCGGGATTAGAG AGCTGCAGTGTGGGAGTTTCCCAGAACCCTGTGCCAATGGAGGCACTTGCCTGAACCTATCTCAGGGGCAAGGGACCTGCCA GTGCGCCCCTGGCTTCCTGGGTGAGACATGCCAGTTTCCTGACCCCTGCCAGGATGCCCAGCTCTGCCAGAATGGAGGCAGCTGTCAAGCTCTGCTTCCTGCCCTCACAGGCTCCCCCAGTGGCCCCTCTCCCTTGGTCCCCAGCTACTTCTGCACCTGCCCCTCTGGCTTCACTGGTGAGAGGTGCCAGGCCCAGCTCAAGGACCCCTGTTCTTCCTTCTGTTCCAAAATGGGCAGCTGCCACATCCAGGCCTCGGGCCGTCCACAGTGCCTCTGCATGCCCGGCTGGATAG gTGAGCAGTGCCAGTTTCGGGACTTCTGCTCAGCCAACCCCTGCGCCAATGGAGGGGTATGTCTGGCCACATACCCCCAGATCCAGTGCCGCTGCCCACCTGGCTTCGAGGGACATGCCTGCGAACACGATGTGAACGAGTGTTTCCTGGACCCCGGACCCTGCCCCAAGGGCACCTCCTGCCACAACACCCTGGGGTCCTTCTGGTGTCTCTGCTCCCCTGGGTGGGAGGGCCCACCCTGTGGGCTCCAGCCAGGGCCCTGCCCCACCAGGGGCTGTTTGAATGGGGGCACCTGCCAGCTGGTTCCAGGGAGGGGCTCCACCTTCCACCTGTGCCTCTGCCCCCCAG GTTTCACAGGCCTGGACTGTGAGATGAATCCAGACAACTGTGTCGGCCACCAATGTCAGAATGGGGCCACTTGCCAAGATGAGCTGGACACCTacacctgcctctgcccagaggccTGGACAG GCTGGGATTGCTCTGAAGATGTGGATGAATGTGAGGCCCAGGGTCCCCCTCGCTGCAGAAATGGGGGAACCTGCCAAAACTCGGCTGGTGGCTTccactgcgtgtgtgtgagtggctgGGGAGGCACAGGCTGTGAGGAGAACTTGGATGACTGTGTCGCTGCCACCTGTGCCCCAGGAGCCACCTGCATTGACCGTGTGGGCTccttctcctgcctctgcccaccTGGCCGCACAG GCCTCCTGTGTCACATGGAGGACATGTGTCTGAGCCAGCCATGCCACAGGGAGGCCCAGTGCAGCACCAACCCCCTGACAGGATCCACACTCTGCCTGTGTCAGCCTGGCTACTCAGGGCCCACCTGCCATCAGGACCTGGACGAGTGTCAGATGG CCCAGCAAGGCCCCAGTCCCTGTGAGCACGGCGGCTCCTGCCTCAACACCCCCGGCTCCTTTGACTGCCTCTGTCCCCCTGGCTACACGGGCTCCCGCTGTGAGGCTGATCACAATGAGTGCCTGTCCCAGCCCTGCCGCCCTGGTAGCACCTGCCTGGACCTGCTCGCCACCTTCCACTGCCTGTGCCCACCAG GCTTAGAAGGACGGCTCTGTGAGGTGGAGATTGATGAATGTGCCTCAGCTCCTTGCCTGAACCAGGCTGACTGCCGCGACCTGCTCAATGGCTTCCAGTGTGTCTGCCAGCCAG GATTCTCCGGCTCCCAGTGTGAGGAGGACAGCGATGAGTGTGGAAGCTCTCCCTGTGCCAATGGCGGGCGCTGCCAGGACCAGCCTGGATCCTTCCATTGCGAGTGTCTCCCAG GCTTTGAAGGCCCACGCTGCCAGGCAGAGGTGGACGAGTGCCTGAGTGGCCCGTGCCCTGTGGGAGCCAGCTGCCTTGACCTCCCAGGAGCCTTCTTTtgcctctgcccagcaggcttCACAG gTACTCTCTGTGAGGTCCCCTTGTGTGCCCCTAACCTGTGCCAGCCCAAGCAGAAGTGCCAGTACGAGGAGGACAAGGCCCACTGTCTCTGCCCCGATGGAAGTCCTGGCTGTGCTCCCCCTGAGGACAGCTGTGCCTGCCACCACGGGCACTGCCAGAG ATCGTCATGTGTGTGTGACATGGGTTGGACAGGACTGGAGTGTGAGGCTGAGCTGGGGGGCTGCATCTCCATGCCCTGTGCCCATGGGGGGACCTGCCAACCCCAGCCCTCTGGCTTCAACTGCACCTGCCCCACAGGCTACACAG ACAGCATTCGCCTCCCAGGGCCCAGTTGCAATGAGGAGGTGACAGCTTGTCAGTCAGGACCCTGTCTCAATGGCGgctcctgcagccccagccctggaGGCTATGCCTGCACCTGCCCCCCAAGCCACACTGGGCCCCTCTGCCAGACCAGCACCGACCACTGTGCCTCTG CCCCGTGCCTCAATGGGGGTACCTGTGTGAACAGGCCTGGCACCTCCTCCTGCCTCTGTGCCATGGGCTTCCAGGGCCCACGCTGTGAGGGGAAGGTCCATCCCAGCTGTGCAGACAG CCCCTGTAGGAACAGAGCAACCTGCCAAGATGGCCCTCAGGGTCCCCGATGCCTCTGCCCCCCTGGCTACACAGGAGGCAGCTGTCAG GCTCTGCTAGACTTATGTGCTCAGAAGCCCTGTCCGCACAATTCCCACTGCCTCCAGACTGGGCCCTCCTTCCAGTGCCTGTGCCTCCCAGGATGGACTGGGCCTCTCTGCAACCTTCCTCTGTCCTCCTGCCAGAAGGCTGCTCTGAGTCAAG CCATGGAAGTCTCTTCCCTGTGCCAGAATGGAGGCCTCTGCATCGATAGCGGCCCCTCCTATTTCTGCCACTGCCCCCCTGGATTCCAAGGCAATATATGCCAGGACAGGGTGAATCCATGTGAGTTCAAGCCCTGCCAGCATGGAGGTACCTGCACAGCCCAGTCTAATGGGTATATCTGCCAG TGTGCCCCAGGCTACAGTGGACAGAACTGCTCAAAGGAATCTGATGCTTGTCAATCCCAGCCCTGTCACAACCATGGGACCTGTACCCCCAAACCTGGAGGCTTCTACTGCACTTGCCCACCAGGTTTTGTGGGGCTGCGCTGTGAGGGGGATGTGGATGAGTGTCTGGACCGGCCCTGCCACCCTTCAGGCACAGCAGCCTGCCACTCTCTGGCCAATGCCTTCTACTGCCAGTGTCTACCTGGACACACAG GCCAGTGGTGTGAAGTGGAGATAAACCCCTGCCAGAGCCAGCCCTGCTCCCATGGAGGGTCTTGTGAGGCCACAGCAGGACCACCTCCAGGTTTCACCTGCCACTGCCCCCAG GGTTTTGAAGGCTCCACTTGCAGCCAAAGAGCCCCTTCCTGTGGCGTCTATTACTGCCACCATGGTGGCCTGTGTCTGCCTGCTTCCAAGCCTGGCTTCCCACCCCGCTGTGCCTGCCTCAATGGCTATGGGGGCCCTGACTGCCTGACCCCACCTGCTCCTCAAGGCTGTGGCCCTCCTTCTCCATGCCTACACAATGGCAGTTGCTCAGAGACTCCTGGGTTGGGTGGCCCAGGCTTTCGATGCTCCTGCCCTCCCAGCTCTCCAGGGCCCCGGTGTCAGAGGCCAGGAGCAAAGGGATGTGAGGGCAGAGGTGGAGATGGGGCCTGCGATGCTGGCTGCAGTGGCCCAGGAGGAAATTGGGATGGGGGGGACTGCTCTCTGGGGGTCCCAGACCCCTGGAAGGGCTGCCCCTCCCACTCCCGGTGCTGGCTTCTCTTCCGGGATGGGCAGTGCCACCCGCAGTGTGACTCTGAAGAGTGTTTGTTTGATGGCTACGACTGTGCCATTCCTCCAGCCTGCAC TCCAGCCTACGACCAGTTCTGCCGCGATCACTTCCACAATGGGCACTGTGAGAAAGGCTGCAACACTGCGGAATGCGGCTGGGATGGGGGTGACTGCAGGCCCGAAGATGGGGATTCAGAGTGGGGGCCCTCCCTGGCCCTGCTGGTGGTTTTGAGCCCCCCAGCCCTGGACCAGCAGCTGCTTGCCCTGGCCCGGGTGTTATCCCTGACCCTGAGGGTAGGGCTCTGGGTGAGGAAGGATAGCGATGGCAGGGACATGGTGTACCCCTATCCTGGGGCCCAGGCTGAGGAGGAACTAGGAGGAACTCCAGACTACTCTTATCAGGAGAGAGCAACCCCTCAACCACAGCCTGTGGGCAAGGAGACAGACTCCCTCAGCACTGG GTTCGTTGTGGTGATGGGTGTGGATTTGTCCCACTGTGTCCCTGACCACCCTGCAACCCGCTGTCCCTGGGACCCTGGGCTCCTGCTCCGCTTCCTTGCTGCAATGGCCGCAGTAGGGGCCCTGGAGCCCCTATTGCCAGGACCCCTGCTGGCTGCCCACCCTCGTGCAGGCATGG CACCCCCCACCAACCAGTTTCCCTGGCCTGTGCTGTGCTCGCCAGTGGCCGGGGTGCTTCTCCTGGCCCTCGGGGCTCTTCTCGTCCTCCAGCTCATCCGGCGGCGCCGCAGAGAGCATGGGGCCCTCTGGCTGCCGCCTGGGTTCACTCGAAGGCCTCGGACTCAGCCAGCTCCCCGCAGACGCCGGCCCCCCCTGGGCGAGGACAGCATAGGCCTCAA GGCACTGAAACCAGAGGCAGAAGTTGAGGATGGAGTTGTGATGTGCTCTGGCCccgaggaaggagaggag ACTGAAGAAATGTCCTCACCCTCCAAGTGTCAGCTCTGGCCTCTGAGCGGTGACTGTCAGGAGCTCCCCCAGGCAGCCATGCTGACTCCTCCCCAGGAATCTGAAATAGATGTCCCTGATGTGGACACCCGTGGACCTG ATGGGGTGACTCCTCTGATGTCAGCAGTCTGCTGTGGGGGAGTGCAGTCCAGGACCTTCCAGGGGGCATGGCTGGGaagccctgagccctgggaacCTCTGTTGGGTGGAGGGGCCTGTCCCCAGGCTCACACTGTGGGCACTGGGGAGACCCCGCTACACCTGGCTGCCCGATTCTCCCGGCCAACTGCTGCCCGCCGCCTCCTTGAGGCTGGAGCCAACCCTAACCAGCCAGACCGAGCAGGGCGCACCCCCCTTCATACTGCTGTGGCTGCTGATGCTCAGGAGGTCTGCCAG CTCCTACTCCACAGCAGACAGACTGAAGTGGATGCAAGGACAGAGGATGGGTCTACAGCCCTGATGCTGGCTGCCAGGCTAGCAGTGGAGGACCTGGTTGAAGAACTGATTGCAGCCCAAGCAGATGTGGGAGCCAGAGATAAATGGG GAAAAACCGCGCTGCACTGGGCCGCCGCCGTGAACAACGCCCGGGCCGCCCGCTCCCTCCTCCAGGCCGGAGCCGATAAAGACGCCCAGGACAGCAGG GAGCAGACCCCACTGTTCCTGGCGGCCCGAGAGGGGGCGGTGGAGGTGGCCCAGCTGCTGCTGAGTCTGGGGGCTGCCAGAGGACTGCGGGACCAGGCTGGGCTAGCGCCCGGGGATATCGCCCGCCAGCGCAACCACTGGGATCTGCTGACGCTGCTGGAAGGGGCGGAGCCACCGGAGGCGCATCACAAAGCCACGCCGGGCCGTGGAGCGCGGACCGCGTCGGGCAGCGCTCCCGAACGCGGTGGCGGGGCTCTGCAGCGCTACCGAACGCTGTCAGCCGGAGCAGGCCCGCGTGGGGGCGGAGCATGTCTGCAAGCGCGGACTTTGTCCGTAGACTTGGCCGCGCTTGGGGGCGGAGCGTATTCGCATCGCCGGAACCTATCGaaaggaggggcaggaggaggcccGCCTTCCCGTGGTCGTCGGTGTTCTGCAGGCATGCGCGGAGCTCGGCCCAACCCTGCGTTAGTGCGAGGAAGATCCGGGGTCGCGGCCGGAAGTGGGGGTGTGGCTTCAGCTGACGACTGGCCCTGCGATTGGGTGGCCCAGGGAGCCTGCGGTCCTGCCTCCAACACTCCGATCCCGCCTCCTTGCCTTACTCCCTCCCCGGAGAGAGGATCCCCTCAAGTTGCCTGGGGTGCCCCAGTCCACCAACTATTACCTTTAAATGCGGGAGGCGAGGGTCAAAAATAG